A single window of Bombus huntii isolate Logan2020A unplaced genomic scaffold, iyBomHunt1.1 ctg00000068.1, whole genome shotgun sequence DNA harbors:
- the LOC126876293 gene encoding uncharacterized protein LOC126876293: MLSHRNLLLFIQTLSAPGSMDIRRGDRILVFLPLFHGYAFGMMNTAISCGAAVYIMGNFELETLLSSVEKYRITHIPLVPPVLVGLAKHPIVPNYDFSSVREIVSGAAPLPPDVSFSSKLPNVIRYNVIL; encoded by the exons ATGTTGTCTCATCGAAATTTGTTACTTTTCATCCAAACTCTAag TGCCCCAGGATCAATGGATATTCGACGTGGAGACCGAATACTAGTTTTCTTGCCATTATTTCACGGTTATGCGTTCGGAATGATGAATACGGCAATAAGTTGCGGTGCAGCTGTGTACATAATGGGAAATTTCGAGTTAGAAACGTTACTCAGTTCCGTagaaaaatacagaattaCGCATATACCATTGGTCCCTCCAGTTTTAGTTGGTCTTGCGAAGCATCCAATAGTGCCAAATTACGATTTCAGCAGCGTGAGAGAGATCGTTTCCGGTGCGGCACCGCTTCCGCCGGATGTAAGTTTTTCGTCCAAACTAcccaacgtaatacgttataacgttattctataa